In the Triticum aestivum cultivar Chinese Spring chromosome 2B, IWGSC CS RefSeq v2.1, whole genome shotgun sequence genome, gggagtactgagaTTTATGTAGAGCCCCAAAACCACGAGGAAAAGTACTTAACAGCTAGCATGGATACTCATGCGCTTGCTAGCCACATCCATACATGCAAATATAACCTGAAATGGATCGAGCTACGTAATCAGATCACTAGTGTGGTCAAAGGTGTCTGGTTTGACACGGGAGACGTACAATTTCCCGTGCAAATTAGCCTCGATCGAGGCTGCGATGATAAAACAGGAGCCTCGAACGCGCCGGCGACACGCTAACTGACATGACGACGCCGATCATCGGTTGCCGGCCGccgggggtggcggcggtggccaGGTGAGATCCAGGCCGCCGAAGTCGTCCCACGCTCCCGTAGCGCCGGTGGGAGCGAGCGCCTCGTCACAGGCACCCCACGGCGCGAGCCCGTCGTAAAGGTGgtccgtggtcgccggcgtcgtccATGGGAACCGGCCGAGCCTGAGGTCGAACTGCGGCAGGAAGACGGCGCCGTCGTCGGTGAGGAATGGGAAGTCCGGGAGGGAGCGCGTGTCCTGAAGGTCCGGCTGCTGCGCCAGCGAGTTGGACGAGGGCGTTTGGGGATCGGCGGAGGCCTTGCGGCGCTTGCCGGCACGGCGACATGCCCCGCCGACGGGCACGTTGCGGAGCGTGCCACCGTGCGTCCAGTAGCGGCGGCAGGTGCGGCAGTAGTGGCGCGGCTGCGTGGTGCTGTAGTTGTTGTAGTAGCAGAACTTGGTGTCGCTGGAGCTGCACCGCGGGCACTCcagcctctgctgctgctgctgctgactctgGCCGTCCTTCTTGGTCACCGCGCTCTCCTGGTCACCACGCGCGCGCATCATTACGTACGTCGCTTGCTAGTTCAATGGAGACGTGCAGTACGTGTTGAGGAGAGCAGCGACTGACCTGCGGGAGTGGATGCTCAGCAGCGTCGGGGTCTTGGGCGTCGACGGGGCGCTtggtggtggcggcggggaggagggaggCAGAAGCTGGGGCCATCCTTTGCGGTGCGAGCAGAGCAGCGCATGCCCCGGCCCTCGCTTAAAAGGGGCTGAAGGCGGGCGCGCGTGGTGATCACAAGCTAGCTCTAACCGATCGAGCTACTCGTAGCTAGGTAAgtagggagaggaaggagagagtgaGACGTAGCTTTCAGTGTGAGCTGGAtgggcggcaagcggcggcggcaatCAGATGATGATGGAGCTGACGGCTCAATCGATCGACGGGAGCGGTTGGGTGGTGGTTGTGGCCTACTAGTAGTAACCTATGCGAGGACGTGCGTCCAGCGGGTGTCCTATATATAGAAGCCGGCAGAACAAGATGCTCTACTTGCGTCCGAAGGTTGCTTCCTCCACCGTGCACGGTGCACCCCACCCGCGTCGCCGTCGCGTTCCATGTCTGGCACGACCGGCGACGAGGACCCGACGCGCACGGCCATGCCTTATTAGCAGGAGTAGGAGAGCGTTCAGTTTGCCGAGGAAACCGAACGGCGGGCCGGGTGTCCATGACTCCATGGTGTGGAGAGGAGACTGGAGAGCTCTCGGTCGTGGTGGATGGATGGAATCTTGCAAGTTGCCGCTGGCGGTTAACCAGTCCGGTCCATATGCGCATGTAGACGTCCTCCCGCGGCACTGCGCCGAGATACTGTGATGTGTGATCGACGAAGGCGACCCAACTGCTCTGTACGTCTATACGTGACCGGCGAGTGGGCGTGGTCGCATCAACATCTGCCGTCGCCGCCACCGGGCCACGGCGCAGGCGAcacgggcggcggcgccggccggaCACGCCGTGACACCGACACATGCATCCATCCCACTGTGTTTTGCGTGCGCGGCGGGCATGAACGAGGAGCGATGGGGGCGGACGCGAGCTGGCGGTCGCGGGTCGTCGCATCGTATGCTCTGCTCGTCGCTTCAGGGTGACCCCGGTGGAGGTTGGCGAGCTAGGCGAGAGAGAGGACGACGGGGGACATGGTCGGTGCCGTTTTTTCTACGCGGCGGGGCCACACGCTGACGCGCGAAGGCGACGGCGCTGTCACCGTCGTGGgttttgtttctgcgttctctcgtGGCTGGTCGATGCTTACGCGCAGAGGGCGCGACGGTGAATCTCGGACCGATCGACACGGTGGCTCCTCGCTGCCGATCGACGGCGCGATTCCGCGTCTCTCCTCCATCGATCGCTATGGTGGCTCCTCTGCTCGGCGTTGTCAAGAGTCAAGTTGGTGTTTACCCTTCAGGTTTCGGATCTGGTTACCCGCAGAAAAACAAACGGTTGTGCTAAAGTACATGGAGATGTGTACTAAGACCCTGTTCGGATCCACTCCGCTCCTCAAGTGCGCTCCCGGAGCGGACGGAGCGGAGGGAGCAGCGCCGAACTCCACGGGCTCTGCGGAGTTAAAAGAGCGGAGTGGAACGGCCTTCAGTTCATTTTTCACGGAGTGGCTGAAACTGGACTCCACGAACTCTGTGGAGTCAGGAATACTGGAGCGGATTTGGTGGAGTGGAGAGATTCCAAACAGGCCCTAAAtattgcacatctaaatcatcAGTTTTACTAAGTCTCATTCGACTGACGCTTCCTTATGTCCCAGTCAatgctatatttgtttgatcttGTATATGGAGATTCATGCAACATTTTTctctttagtatttcttttatataaatatcacttgactgagacttgtTTAAGTCTTAGCGGAGACCTAGCCACACCCCTAAATCGTATATCATTGATTTCACGGAGAGATTCGTACGTGTATCTTCTTAAAAAAATATGTTTGATTGAATCACTTAAATGCAATAACTAGGGACCAAAAAACAAATCTGTTAATTTGGACAATTTCCTCGTGAAACTTTCTCTTTTATGGTGGGGATGAGGGGATGGTCTCCAGACATCCGCGAGCCCAATTCAAGTCATGCTCGCCCATAGCCAAGCAAGCCCACCGTGGCCGAACTTCGGCGTTCGGAAGGTcaccggtagcattataagatgatctctcactaattatcaagaagtgttctccctgagtatgcaccgttgccaaagttcgtcgtgcccagacaccacatgatgatcgggtgtgataagctctacgtccatctacaacgggtgcaagccagttttgcacacgcagaatactctggttaaacttgacgagcctagcatatgcagatatggcctcggaacacggagaccgaaaggtcgagcgtgaatcatatagtagatatgatcaacatagtgatgttcaccattggaaactactccatctcacgtgatgatcggttatggtttagttgatttggatcacgtgatcacttagatgactagagagatgtctttctaagtgggagttcttaagtaatatgattaattgaactttaatttattataaacttagtcctggtagtattttgcaaattatgttgtagatcaatagctcgcgttgttgctttcatgtgtttatttttatatgtgttcctagagaaaactatgttgaaagatgttagtagcaatgatgcggattggatccgtgatatgaggtttatcctcattgctgtacagaagaattatgtccttaatgcaccgctaggtgacagacctattgcaggagcagatgcagacgttatgaacgtttggctaactcaatatgatgactacttgatagttttgtgcaccatgctttatggcttagaatcgggacttcaaaaacgttttgaacgtcatggaccatatgagatgttccaggagttgaagttaatatttcaagcaaatacccgagttgagagatatgaagtctccaacaagttctatagctaaaagatggaggagaatcgctcaactagtgagcatgtgctcagattgtctgagtactacaatcgcttgaatcaagtgggagttaatcttccagataagatagtgattggcagagttctctggtcaccatcaccaagttactggaacttcgtgatgaactataatgcaagggatgacgaaaacgattcccgagctcttcgtgatgctgaaatcgacgaaggtagaaatcaagaaagagcatcaagtgttgatgattgacaagaccactagtttcaagaaaagggcaaagggaaagaaaagggaacttcaagtagaatggcaagcaagttgtcactcccatgaagaagcccaaagctaaaccaaagcctgaaactgagtgcttacactgcaaaagaaatggtcaccggaaatggaaataccctgaatatttggtggataagaaggatggcagagtgaacaagggtatatttgatatacagattattgatgtgtaccttactagtgtttatagtagcccctgagtatttgatacttgttcggttgctaagattagtaactcgaaacaggagttacacaataaacagagactagttgaggggaagtgacgatgagtgttggaagtgattccaagattgatatgatcatcatcgcacactccctatacttttgagattagtgttgaacctaaataaatgttatttggtgtttacgttgagcatgaatatgatttgatcatgtttattgcaatacggttattcatttaaaatcagagaataattgttgttctgtttaaatgaataaaacctttgatggtcatacacccaatgaaaatagtttgttggatctcgatcgtagtgatacatatagtcataatattgatgccaaaagatgcaaagttgataatgatagtgcaacttatttgtggtactgccgtttgggtcatatcggtgtaaagcgcatgaagaaactccataaagatggattttcggaatcacttggttatgaatcatttgatgcttgcgaaccgtgccttttgggcaagatgactaaaaactccgttctccagaacagtggaacaagctactgacttattggaaataatacataccgatgtatgcgatccaatgagtgttgatgctcgtggcaagtatcgttattttctgaccttcacaaaatgatttgagcagatatgggtatatctacttgatgaaacataagtctgaaataattgaaaggttcaaagaatttcagagtgaagtggaaaaatcatcgtaacaagaaaataaagtttctacgatctgatcgcggagacgaatatttgagttacgagtttggcctttaattaaaacaatgtggaatagtttcacagctcacgccacctggaataccacaacgttatggtgtgtccgaacgttgtaaccgcactttattggatatggtgcgatctatgatgtctcttatcggttttaccactatcgttttgggattgtgcattagagacagctgcattcacgtttaaaagggcaccatctaaatccgttgagatgacaccgtatgaactatggtttagcagtaaacctaagctgtcgtttcttaaagtttggagttgcgatgcttatatgaaaaaagtttcaacctgataagctcaaacccaaatcggagaagtgcgtcttcatagaatacccaaagttaactattgggtacaccttctatcacaaatccaaaggcaagttattcattgctaagaatggatcccttctagagaaggagtttctctcgaaagaagtgagtgggaggaaagtagaacttgatgaggtaattgtaccttatcctgaattggaaaatagttcatcactgaaatcagttccagtgattcctacaccaattagtgaggaagctagtg is a window encoding:
- the LOC123042754 gene encoding dof zinc finger protein DOF3.1, which translates into the protein MAPASASLLPAATTKRPVDAQDPDAAEHPLPQESAVTKKDGQSQQQQQQRLECPRCSSSDTKFCYYNNYSTTQPRHYCRTCRRYWTHGGTLRNVPVGGACRRAGKRRKASADPQTPSSNSLAQQPDLQDTRSLPDFPFLTDDGAVFLPQFDLRLGRFPWTTPATTDHLYDGLAPWGACDEALAPTGATGAWDDFGGLDLTWPPPPPPAAGNR